The proteins below are encoded in one region of Apium graveolens cultivar Ventura chromosome 4, ASM990537v1, whole genome shotgun sequence:
- the LOC141719313 gene encoding secreted RxLR effector protein 161-like — protein sequence MEEVKPSSTLVEVSLKLSKDGDSKYVDPTLYRSLIGSLMYLTTTRSDIIYDVGLISRFMEQPKKTHWEAGKRILRYVRGTLGDGLYYQKVNDSKVLGYCDSDWAKSVDDSKSTSGNIFFFGSSAITWMSKKQQVVALSTEEAEYISLSLASCQVIWITWVLKDLKHATKESLIIFCDSKSAIALTENPVFHGKSKHIRIKYHFIRDLVKKGEVVIKYWKSRE from the coding sequence ATGGAAGAGGTGAAACCATCTAGTACTCTCGTTGAAGTTAGCTTAAAACTAAGTAAGGATGGTGATTCTAAATATGTGGATCCTACATTATATAGAAGTCTTATTGGGAGTTTGATGTACTTAACCACCACTCGATCAGATATTATATATGATGTTGGTTTGATTAGTAGATTCATGGAGCAACCAAAGAAGACACATTGGGAGGCCGGAAAAAGAATTTTAAGGTATGTTCGTGGAACACTTGGTGATGGACTTTATTATCAAAAGGTCAATGACTCTAAAGTGCTTGGATATTGCGATAGTGATTGGGCTAAAAGTGTTGATGATAGTAAAAGTACTTCAGGAAATATTTTTTTCTTTGGCTCTAGTGCAATTACGTGGATGTCGAAGAAACAACAAGTTGTGGCTCTCTCAACCGAGGAGGCGGAATATATTTCTTTGTCATTAGCTAGTTGCCAAGTTATATGGATCACATGGGTGTTGAAGGACCTCAAGCATGCCACAAAAGAGAGTCTAATTATATTTTGTGATAGCAAGTCCGCTATAGCACTCACGGAAAATCCGGTATTTCATGGGAAGAGCAAGCATATAAGAATCaaatatcattttattcgagaCTTGGTGAAGAAAGGAGAAGTTGTGATTAAATATTGGAAGTCACGAGAGTAA
- the LOC141719314 gene encoding uncharacterized protein LOC141719314: protein MDTRNAKARSIGLTYPVLEKSNYTAWTLKMKVFMQAQGVWTAVELSDAKAPLDDKIDKVAWAMIYQGIHEDMLLSIADKKTAKEGWEAIRLMCQGADRVKRAKIQMLKVGFESLLSTIRALGEEMGEAYVVKKLLRVVPSRFLFGDLECMSVEEAIGSLQAHEERLKSKTETGGNKLLLIEDEWIKREKDGQSSFRGRSGRAYQNRRDGAGRDRSTVRCFNCNVIGHYAAECKRPRRERNHRSEANLVQIKDDEPALLLSELDENKTRMVLLNEENVKPKLEPTEKERKFS from the exons ATGGACACACGTAACGCAAAGGCACGATCGATAGGTTTAACCTATCCAGTGTTAGAAAAGAGTAACTACACAGCATGGACATTGAAGATGAAGGTCTTTATGCAAGCTCAAGGAGTGTGGACTGCTGTGGAACTAAGTGATGCAAAGGCACCGCTGGATGACAAGATTGATAAGGTTGCCTGGGCTATGATTTACCAGGGCATACATGAGGATATGCTGTTGTCAATAGCTGATAAAAAAACAGCGAAGGAAGGATGGGAAGCTATCAGATTGATGTGCCAGGGAGCTGATAGGGTGAAAAGGGCCAAGATCCAAATGTTAAAGGTGGGGTTTGAGTCACTTT TGTCTACTATTCGAGCTTTGGGAGAAGAAATGGGCGAAGCGTATGTCGTCAAGAAGCTACTTCGTGTTGTTCCATCCAGGtttctt TTTGGGGACTTGGAGTGTATGTCAGTTGAAGAAGCCATTGGGTCGCTACAGGCACACGAGGAGAGATTGAAGAGTAAAACTGAGACTGGAGGAAACAAGTTATTGTTGATAGAGGATGAATGGATTAAACGCGAAAAGG ATGGTCAGTCAAGCTTTAGGGGACGAAGTGGGCGAGCATACCAGAATAGGAGAGATGGTGCTGGACGTGATAGAAGTACTGTGAGGTGCTTTAACTGTAACGTGATAGGGCACTATGCTGCAGAGTGCAAACGACCACGAAGAGAGAGGAACCACAGATCAGAAGCAAACTTGGTACAAATCAAGGATGATGAACCGGCGCTATTGTTGTCTGAATTGGATGAGAATAAAACGAGGATGGTGCTGCTAAATGAAGAAAATGTTAAGCCCAAGTTGGAGCCAACAGAGAAAGAAAGAAAGTTCTCATAA